The Apostichopus japonicus isolate 1M-3 chromosome 10, ASM3797524v1, whole genome shotgun sequence genomic sequence taggTAAAAATTCATGCAAACTAGGTAGGCATCGGCCAATCCTAATTCTAAGCCTAcatcgaaagttacgccgtatacacctcgcaagaaaaccacgataaccttgaatgaaaaaacaatattttgcacttgaagatctgtcttccccaaaatgcaatgataaggtcTAGACTCAGTACTTCTTGATACATTgagtttccaattactagtcaaaaacattttctggAGGAAAAAAACGtaagatatttttcacaaaaattgatgattagataagtgcttcctcacaatcaacgagccgccccgaaattcgctccccttacgtaaaacttctatatatattacaggtGGAAAAacacgagtttttacacacataattcccattgacattggtcacagaacataagtaggtcatcgacattcgaacttggcaacttgcccaagttcatcgcaccatgggaacgacccaacagattgaacattatgttacattttcccgccatctggacgccgattgtaaattttggtgtaatatgcaaaatatgaatGGTACTTCCCttggttaaaacttaaaactattgcgacacatacaaattttgggaaactGTTGTATagaagaaacttttgtatcaaatgtaaagtactgtatggtaggcctactataatttataaaagacggttttcctcaggtgATAAGGAAAAGGGatgtttcggtgaactcgatctctttgtatagtacttggatacttaaaatgaccatgctgtACATGCAgcttctatttctctttaagtaagctctacttagcattgttatccgttgtggatctttattggaataaatacgaaatgtattttttgacgccagtatttaacggtaggcctaagcatttcttaaattgttgactgagcttcaaaatccattttcaaaaagtctgttttcatgaaggtattttaaaatcgacatatagctagggtaggaaaatattaacgaaagttgttctattatacaaataaaatacatgtttctcgtactgagatctgaagggaaaaaacgggcggctatcgttcttcttttcatgcgcttatactagtttggaatatgtggcaacctttacGTGATTTCAGAAATGGCTCTTGTTCTTGGAAAAATGACTCCCAgtcattattcattttcttatattaatgttcttattattattgtatattattatatttttcatttcactattgGTTATGATACTTCAGGTCCTCGGGAGAAGttagctttacgctaaccgagtTAAATATACGGAGATTTGATCACGGGTGCCAATTTGTATCTACGGATCCCCTTATATAGTACATTCAATGCTAACAGCagcctcctattcttatgaggcgaataGCACATAATATCAATAGGATGGTCGGAGGGAGGTACCTTAGATTATGAAATTGTGGTGCGGGCGCTGAGCGAGTGTATGGAGGGCCCGAATGCccgacattttttatttattcgcatttttatccagggttgcttattcagcaaaagctgatttccaataaggccctgctttttacattcaacgttatacataaaaagtaaaacatagcaatacaaaaacaattaaatgtacagatacaaaacaattaaagctgTAAGTGGagacaactacaaaaaaaaaatggaaataaaagaattatcaaAAATTGGGCTTGCAAATAATAACTGGAAAGTTTTGGAAACCAACACTATGCTAGTTATTTCAACATGCGCGTTGAAACTTTCGATACCCAAGAGCTGATATAATGTAATAGCTGAACAAAGCCCaggaagcaatataaaaaaaaatattgtaaaaaacagcaaataagaTTCATAATGCAAAAGTTATCATTGTAATCACTCTTTGGTGAAAGGATTAGTGTGCCTacgacatgaaattgaaacacagtAGAAGACTTTCAGTTTATCTCAAATAGTTTTCCATCCAGTTCACATGCATCATGGACTCGCAATAACATAAAGAATATAATTTTGCCCTTCAGCTATGTATTTGCCAGGCATAAAGCTGACACATCAACCTTTTGTTTAACTGCCTTTATATAAGCAGATACAAGAAAACGGACtgagaaagattgtattttAACAGAGTCGGTGTTGCttcacaagggcgtaggaaccggggggctgggggcgccatcCCCCCGCCCCGCACCCCCCTGTGAAagatatggaggggcggaagtatcattccgcccccctccccccgcttcGCTTTTCTGTCATCCTAAAtctgtgttattatttatatattacatagaaaCATAGTTACAAGATAGTTGAGGTCTTGACATGTACAGAGATGAGTTTTAAATGCAAGTCTTCCACTCAACACAGTACACGTTAAGAAGTCAATATCATTTCAGCTATACACTCTATACTGTCTTGATTGCTCATTGAAGTGCATATAATCCCTTATGTCCTGTGAAACTGGTTTAATTAAATTAGTTCGCATAAGCGATCTTGTGGTCATTCTTAGCTTGCTCATCTTACAAAACCTGCTCAACCATGTGTGGTATAGCCAGATAAGCAGCCACTTTGCAACAATTCAAGTGGAAAATTTTGCACCTTCGGTGTAAGGGGACTGTTTCCCTAATGCAGTGAAAGTAAATGACACAATGAATACACTTTTGTGagaatttgtttttcctttgaAATACTAGGATAACTTACTAAGCCACAAGAAAAGGATTTCTTTTTAGATCGAAACAGAAATTGATTAAAGAATTTGATTCACTGGTTTAGTTTACATTGTGGTAGGATTGCATTTTATTTAAAGTTTAGAGAGATAACAAAAAAGGAGCAAAGCATCTATAGAATAATTCCATTGTGGCCTAGCTCCCCTGTTTGGTTGAACAGGAAgtttcaacaaaaacaacacacTCTGCTTACTTAATTTGAAGCGGGTTCTGCATATCATCAATAACGTTGTACAGTTTTTTCTTACAACAAATTTTCTATCATGCATGAAGGACGGTGGACAAAAATAGGAAAtatctttctatttttgttttgttttttgaaaactCACTTTTTACAGCTTCACAGTTACCTATACAATTCAGAACAGTCTCCAAGACTTTATGGGTATCTCTCTTACCTGGATACCCAGTATGCCTTCCCATGATGCATCAGCAGGTATTTGGTGTATCCTGGTATCCCATAGTGCAACTTGATTTATCCTTCCACACTGCACTgaatttttttctccattttgacCCCCGATCGTCAAATATGTCTCAAATTTTCTGTGCAACTTTGTGTTAAAAGAGATATttggtggctgaagttgatagCTCAAAACAACCCAAAAAATTATGGAATTTTTCTCCGCTTCTTTAGATCAAAGCCACATGTTGCATTACTTTTACatgaaaaacaaactttaatttcagaattgaataaaaaaaataattcaaaatttcaaataaaattcattaatattattaaaatattactgTAACAGTTATTGTTATCCCTCGCCATGTGTGATGCTAGTGATATAGAAAAGGTGTGGTGAATATATGGAGTGTTAAAGATATATTTGAAATCAAAATATCGCATCTTGGCATTATTAGAAACATTTGATCGTTCTTAACAAAGGGAGtgattgtttttaattttaccCTCAAATAAGATATCCAAGCCTACCAGATGTAACTTTACCCATTTTTTTATTCTGGTCTGCATTATATGTTTCTCTTTCAACTTATTGACTCGTGTAGTGCATTTTGTCTAACAGCAGAATTACATCAtaatttgtattttcctttctgGGCAGATTCaatcaaaatcaaaaatatATCGTCCCAGGCGGCAAACGTAATTGTCCATAGTGTCTAAAGGTCTTTGTGACGATCAAAATTACCACTGTTTGTGCAATACGCAAGTTACCCTAAAAGTACAAATGAAGTACGCATCACTATACATGAAAGTTTTGAAAGGATGATATAAATAGCTTTCAACGCACAAACGTGATCGATGTCCGCATGTTGGCTCCACAAGCTTGGTGGGAGCAGCATAGCTAGGTGGGCTACAAAATTGCATTAAGCATTTAACAAATTATGTTCATGTAGCTACTTCGTGATATAATTACTGTAGTAACGTTACATACAACGTTGTTAGGAAAGTACGGCTAAACTTGATATTAACCCGGTATCCCATTTTACAATCGAAGAAACATGGTAGTTAACCCAACCATAAAAGAAGTAGGAACTTTGCTCAGAGGCGCTGGTGAAGTTTGTATTTCGTGATCCAAGATAAATTAGGACAAGCCAACAGAATCACAAATTTGAAGACCAAGAAATACTATGAATCTATATTAAGCAAATTCTGCAAATTGATAAGTATAGTTAATAAGCAATGTGTGCGTTAGGAACCAGAGGGGACCTGTAAGAAGTTGGTAGTACCGATGTATATTCCTTACCTAGGATCGTTGTTAAGGATTACAGAACTTTACATCAAGCCatggtttgtttgtattttttccTCTATTTGTTTCAGTTCTTTTGGTACATAATGAGATGATGCTAACTTGATATTGCATGACAACTGACTAACACCTGAACTAATTCAAAGATTGTCTGCTCAAAGTGTACTAATGAAATTGCATTCACTTACTCTCCTGATCAATTGCATTTTTAGTTGCTCTATAATTTGTATTTTGCTTTAAATGTAAAGATTGATTTTTGAAGTATATTGAAGAAATAGCTTGATTATCTCCGACCCTGCATCGTGATTCATCACATCTCACTATAAAGTCTCACGAGAAACTGACAGTTCAAAGAAATATCAAGAGAGATTGTCCAATGGTGAAACTGCatcaataagaaaacaaaagtttaatATTTGCATCAGGAGGGAATCATCAATTTCccaaaacatttgaaattgagATGAAGAAATCAACAGTTTGCGATTTTGCAAGAAATTGACAATTTCCAAGTCTCAAGAAAAAATGACAGTTTGGGGTAAAGACAGGaagaaaatgttgtaaatatgttatttcaaaAGAGGAAGTGACAGCATTAATTGctgataattttataattaacaaatttaattaaCCAGAGAATCTTTTAAGAATAGCTATTCTACAGCCAGAAATGGCAAGTTATTCCTAGTACATATATTTCATACCATGCATGGACAAATGAACATATgaataatgttaaaaaaatacaCAGGAGTTTTCAAAAAAATTCCTGTAAAGTATTGCAGAGAATTGTCCAATGAAAGAACATTTTCTTTAAGCATTTGTGATGGTGTATTTGTCAAGAATTAAGTAGATTTAATACAGCCACTTTATGATATGATCTATTGATCCACTGATTGATCAATTAATATTGTGTGTAATGATTTGCCTCTTCACATTATCTCCAGTGCAACCATTTGATCCactattccaaatttgaaatagTTAGCTAGTTAAGCTTTGGCAGATTTCACTGTTGAaggagggggggaggtggggtgatCAGAAATAAGATCTAATTTTTCTGTTACATAAAGAACAACTATGCAGTAAACCAACTGTTTTGAATGCATACCAAGGGTATTATATATGTAAGGCTGGATTGATaacatttcataatttaaatatttgtggCTGCTTCCTCTCTTACATCTAACTATTATATCAATTTACTATAAATCTGGTGCCCCTCTCTAGGAAATGTTTCAACCTTACCCCATTTGTTGCTAAGCAAGGTCAAGCAATGTCTTTTTAACATGGGTATGCTTTGCCTTGGCAGAGATTAGAATTCTGAGGTTGTCATGATCCTGCTTGGCATGTGATTTTGTACCTCTTGGGTCTTACTAGAAAGATACCAGAAATACTTGTTCTTAGCCATGAATTCCATGCAAAGTTACTTACAAGTAGTGAATcgttttctttctcttcctgTAGATGTAGGTAACCATTGCAAAGCCTTGACACGCTGATTTGATTTGCTGTTTTTATCGCACTTTCCCTTTACAGATCAGAGTAAATACTCGGCCATCAATGAAGTATTAGTCTGCCAACAACCAATCACAGACCTGGGAATCTGCAAGAAAGGATCCACAGTGTCGGCAAAAGTGGAGTTCCAGGCTCTTTCAACCGGAGTTCTTGAGGTTTGTCCCTTCAGTACTGGTTCTTATGTATGTGGCACCATGCGTGTAGGTATGTGTGTATGATATGTGGTttcatgtgtatgtatgttatataaAGAAACCGCTTTATGCGTTTTGAGGTacgttattgttatttttttcaacCATCATGAACCATGAGATGGTTTTATGAAATAATGGAATGAAAGCTATGCATGTGTGCTAGGCTTTTCCAACTGGAGTTCTTGGTTTGCCTGCTGTTGTATGTTTGTTcgggttttgtgtgtgtgtggtatcTTGGTTTGCGCGTCTGTGATATTAAAGCCAGTGCAGTTTGCATTTGAGATTACATGCGAGAGCTACATTTTCAATGATCACTGAGGATTGCTGTTATGATGGTTCATTAAGTAATAGGTGCTTCAGGCTATAGGAAGTTCTGCAAACTAGATTTTCTCCTGTCTGTGTATTATTTGTGCGTAGGTTCGTGTATCCCGTTGGCActaaatatcatttatatcagatttataaaatataaaaaataaaaaaccaagTCTTCTGAATAGGACTGACCCTAGATTTCTTGTTGTTGACAGTTATTGTAAATAATCATTGCAGAATATCatatgtatgtagtatgtaatataatatattatatatataatatatatatatcataagtAAGGTATAAGGACTGAAAATGTTTGGCTCTTTCGTTAATCACAAAACAGGTGGGAAAGTTCATGAAGTTAAAGCTCCAGTATGCAATACCAGCATCGTCCAAAGCAGCTTCCTCATCTTCTACATTGGGCACTTCATCATCACTGTTCTCCTCATCTTCATCCAAATCTGCTGGCTCCTATAAATCCTCCGAGGGCGGTACTCTGGCTTCGTCTCACGCCCCCCTATCCGCCTCGAGGTCTCACCAGTATGATGTACCAGTCTTGGAGCAAGGGTCGTTGGGGAGACCCCCTTTTGTGCGTTACCTGTCACAGAATCAGATCAAGACTCTGCAGGGAATGAAACCGAGACAGAGGGTCTCGGGAAGGTCGCAGTCTTACGGTGGAGAAATCCCATCGGACGATGCACCCAAGAACTCGGAATTTAACAGGTAAATGGGTCAACGTGTTAGGCTCGATGGTTAAATTTATGTCTACCttaaaattttatgaaaagaaTGCTTTTTGGAGGAACACATAAAAAAACCAAATTCAAAAATCTGGTAAAGTCAGATCCATGGTTATTAGTGGAAGTAGAAGAGATGAAAGAGGTTATAACAGTGCCTGGATGCAAAGCCTTACTGACAGTGGCACACAGGGGGAGGGATAGGTCTACCAAGGTTTAATCTGGTAGGGGTGGGGATAGGCCTCCCAAATATATGTCTGGTCCCCAAAAACTTTGTCAGTAAAATGTTTTTAGAAAATAGGTTCTGCCTGCCCCCTCAAAAAGCATTGGATCCCCATTAAAAAAAAGTCTAGCTACCCCCTTGCTGACTGATACAGGGTGCAAGCCCTAACTGATATAGGTTGAAGCCATGACATGTGTAGGGTTGAAGCCCCAACTGGTATAGATTTCAAGCCCTGACAGGTGTAGGGTTCAAGCCTGACTGGTGTAGGGTCCAAGCCTGGCTGGTATAAGGTCTAAGCCTGGACTGTTGTAGGTTCAAACCTGGCTGGTATAGGTTCCAAGCCTGGCTGCTATAGGTTTCAAGCTCAGACTGGTGAAGGGTTCATTCACAGAGTGGTATAGATTAGTAGCCCTCACTGGTGCAGGGTCCAAGCCTGGCTGGTATAAGGTCCAAGCCTGGACTGTTGTAGGTTTAAGCCTGGCTGGTATAGGTTTAAAGCCCTGACAGTTATAAGGAGGGTGATCTTGTCATGCAAGAATGATCTGCAGATGTCAGTCCGTATGAAGcattgaaatgttattaattGATGTGCAAGTCATATTTACTTTGAGATTAGACTTCACAACCTGTCATGTAAAGTTCCTACCACAGCGTTCatcaaaatcattttctttgctgttttcaGGCATTCCCTTTCCCGTCAGCTTTCCAGTAACACCAGCGGGGCATCAACATTTCAAAGAGCTAGAAGAGTTTCTTACGTTGACCGAATCGTGAAACACCCATGTCAGGTGTACGTAATAGAGTCAGAGCATCTCTGAGGTACCCTTGAGAGGTGTATGTAAAAGAGTCAGAGGTGCTCTGACCCATTTCAACTTTATGTAATTGATACAGTATGTAGGGACTGTAgaaaattatacaaatttatAGCAATTAATAGCAAAATGCTGCTGTAATTAAACTGTGTTGCAGTGTAATAGTCTTGCCACTTGCAACCTTTACTGCCatgaagttgaaaagaaaattcAGGTTAAATCTTTTTTACATGTTTGCtttctttatttaatgttacaatttcatgtatttttgttttaaatgtaaatACCTAGTACAAAATATGCAATTTTAACACAACATTATTTCATGGAACTACAATTTAGAaatgtatgtactgtagctCTGTGTACAATTTTTCAGTTTACGATGTACACCCCAATCACCAAAGTTGCCTAATTTGGGGTGTGGttcaagaagaaaaaattacttTTAGAAGGTCTCAGCTGTACTTGAAATAAACAGGGtgcaatatataaattataatctGTCATTTAAAGCAATTTCAAgtgaaaaataatatcaaaatcaTTGCCTAAAAGGAAATAGACGTTGGCATGCATTTAACTTAAATAACTCTTTTCATCATTTATAACCTTAATGTTAACGACTTAAGTGACCTTATGTTATCTTTTTCCTTTGCtgtttaacaaaacaaaagaagctTGAAAAAGTTACTTTGTCTATTTTCTTCTGTATCTAATGTTACCATGTATTGCTCTTATAATAATAAATCTATGCAACGATACTTATCTTTACCATAAATGAATGTTTACAATTTGCTTAATACATCTGAAAATGATGGGAAGTTAAGTTATCGTCACTTTTTTGGAGTCTTGAGATTTACAAATTAGGatgatttaaaataaattgataagTTGGTGATATCTTAGGATGTTGCTTaccaatatgcaaatgagacaGCAACAAGAATAACCAGAGTAATTAAAGGCCAATGCTATGAACGCAATGAATTAATTTTACTTGGTGCATCTTTTGGTTTGATCAAGTGGTGACTTTTAAATAAACAGGAGATATTCTTATTCCCAAATTTACTGGTCTTTTAATATAACAAAAGCCTGAAATGCACACGCACAAATGCTATTATGACTGCCGTCAACACCGATGATAAATCTCACCTCTGAGTAAAACTTCAAACAATAAGAAAAACTATCAGATGTGACAAATAGTTTTATCTCCTCATTCTAATTTTAACTCCTGAACTGACTTGAACAAGAAATtgagccccccaaaaaattcaaGAAAGTACAGTTGAAGATTGAATGTGAAAATCTTTTCCCTTAATACAGTCTATATCACTGCATCCACCATCGGTCACAAAATGAACTGGTATAGCCCCACAGTGTAAGAATACCACATGGGCCTTTAAGACTTCGTACCTAAATGGCTTTGGTGAATTCAGTGTTAAACATATATTCGATTCTTGTGACATTTGATGTCACTGCTCAAAAACTAAACACACATTTCCGGGATTGAGGTAACCGGTAGTATTGATAAGACACTATTTACTCCAAAGAAACGAAGAAATAGTTCACTGTTTTACTACATTATGAGCcatttttgtcaatatttgGCAAGGTCTGTAGGTACAGACTATAAACTAAACATTGCTCTGAAAGCCTTTCCAAGATTCCATTCTTGAGACCATTCTCAAGCTTGCACTGGTTCCTTCGGCATTAACTTTCTTTTGCTGATGTAAATCTTCTGATTTGAGATCGTTGCTACGTAAAGGAAGTTGTCAAATATAACTGAAAATCAAAAAACAACATTGCAATAACATGAATTTCtgcttttaatttatttttatatcaaaaATATTTTACTATTTGATCACCGAATGAGAATGATGCAAgtaatttttctttgaaattctTTAACACTCTAATACAGGGTtagtttttagctcataccagcatgctggtgtgagctattgttacagtgcggcgtctatcactccaTCCGTCAACAAATGGTAAAATCGCTCCCACTCGCaaagtgtttgatggaatttcatgaaacttggacacaaggaccattgggtatagggccatcacagatggtccgaaatttggggtcaatggtcacctgtgggccgtaatgggccattttgtggaaatacgcaaaatgcttcttctcctacagattccatggtacaatgttgagggtttgtcgcgatagtactatggaagttttaccttcagggtgttcatgaattttagatcaaagatcaactaggggtcttttgtggcccaggccgcggccctatattttcaaattgctcctgttcatacagtgtatggccagttataatgaaacttggtcacaacgttcctcgggatgagggttatgaggggtgttcggaaaattgaggtcaaatgtcatttagggggtcatcaggggtcattctttgtaatattttcaaatatctcaatctcctcaagattttgatggatcatattcaaagttgaactgatgattgttggattgtgtatgaataagatgatgcctaataatttttggtcaaaagttaattaattacaattaatccccattgtttaaaaaaatctgagccttcaccttttgccaaagctcctttaatttgtctcccagtctctgcagtgtttgtttacatttgtggttaagctctgcagaggctgttagtggaattaaagcaggactgggagttgttattaactgttgaactgtaagcatgagagccctatagccaatcagcacttgccgattcttagaagtctttgatcctgaggtatgtaggcagccagccaaaattttggcaaggagtgcttcaggtctgctcaggtagaggggagaaagtttaatagggtaggtcagtggtattgtttgagagagtgggtaaaacaggatttaaaggggggaaataggaattatagccagtggtgtggccagtattctgctaacggaggggggggggggttatccctcatgggcccaaaattggtggaatctgaaaaatggcctgaaatttggtgggccataaagttttgtgggccctacatttttaagctcgaaaaggtatgagcttctgcaccattggtgctctagttaatGATTTTGTCTTGGTTGTCCCTTACTTTTTGGTCGTCAGATCAGTAGatttagatagatagataaatatttattcagccactgatcataaaaatacaatggttGTCCCAAAAAGTGTAGCAAAAAaacaatgaccaatatgtacactgtaagagagatgtgtaggtttggtgaaacGAGCACCAGCTTTGGGGAAGATACAAATTTATCGTTTTACCTGTTGGAGGGTATTTAGTAATACAATGCGATCTGAATTTGATTTCAACAACTAGTCGTCAGTCTGACTACCTCCCAAGCTGAGTTCCgttgtccaaacagaaatttggttgtTCAGGACGACCATTAAAAATCTGCTCTGTTGTACAAGACGAACCTACATTAATGTGCTTTGCAACAATACAttaaaacaacataaaatcaGTAGATGTGGAAATACCTGATAATCTTTTGAAAAAGTCTAGCTTTTCTTCACTGATTTGTACTTTGCAAGCTAGTCTGACCATGTTAAGCAGTATGCCGGCCGTCCGTTCATCATTCTCGAGATCACCCGCTGACTGTAGAGAGAAGCAGCACAATGTTAAGTCTATCAACTTCATCCAGATCGGCACTGATTTCAATAATATTCAGtatttttaccaaaatattatgaTCTTATGGCAGGAAGGTGCTTCTTAAATGAAGTTTTCCAATGTTATCTCTTTCACAAAATACAAACTGACAGATGTTAAAACAGCAGGCCAAAGAACTGGTCAAATGGAGTTtcattgaaagaagaaaactcGGTCATAATGTTTCTGTATTACTATAGTATGGGCTTAGTAAGGACAAGTAAATTAGCGTTGTGGGGTTCTTTAGCAATCTAGTTTACTATAATGCATTCAAGTGAACTTTGGTGGACAATAGATTGACTTGAAAAGGACTGATAGCATAATGCACATATTATACTTAAATTAAGTACTGACTAATGAAAACATAGGCTATTAACAGTATGTATGGATACATGAATAAGGACTAAGAAACAGTACA encodes the following:
- the LOC139974762 gene encoding trafficking protein particle complex subunit 14-like isoform X2; the encoded protein is MHHKYLITMLEVPDLLLPEGNVGDPAAMMTLHGTGSQELKSASKISRVVPPEVNCHHVSVAGKNYLSVKVANASHSPVILKEAQVLVNKNELQTSNQKIRDSSSETSLKNPEELSEVVSKVSVKIPVTQIQAMPFPLLQHEEVIFLCNIEMQSAQMSIAKFQKIKIPLLFALTFQTEFEDGPASMRAQYHLPKLRLQSPSLVMLTECSSPVKKYQSFTVTYTIQNSLQDFMGISLTWIPSMPSHDASADQSKYSAINEVLVCQQPITDLGICKKGSTVSAKVEFQALSTGVLEVGKFMKLKLQYAIPASSKAASSSSTLGTSSSLFSSSSSKSAGSYKSSEGGTLASSHAPLSASRSHQYDVPVLEQGSLGRPPFVRYLSQNQIKTLQGMKPRQRVSGRSQSYGGEIPSDDAPKNSEFNRHSLSRQLSSNTSGASTFQRARRVSYVDRIVKHPCQVYVIESEHL
- the LOC139974764 gene encoding ragulator complex protein LAMTOR4-like: MSIPQHNLDHIPDQLGYLVLNEDGAVVSSAGDLENDERTAGILLNMVRLACKVQISEEKLDFFKRLSVIFDNFLYVATISNQKIYISKRKLMPKEPVQA
- the LOC139974762 gene encoding trafficking protein particle complex subunit 14-like isoform X1: MTPHNSHKYLITMLEVPDLLLPEGNVGDPAAMMTLHGTGSQELKSASKISRVVPPEVNCHHVSVAGKNYLSVKVANASHSPVILKEAQVLVNKNELQTSNQKIRDSSSETSLKNPEELSEVVSKVSVKIPVTQIQAMPFPLLQHEEVIFLCNIEMQSAQMSIAKFQKIKIPLLFALTFQTEFEDGPASMRAQYHLPKLRLQSPSLVMLTECSSPVKKYQSFTVTYTIQNSLQDFMGISLTWIPSMPSHDASADQSKYSAINEVLVCQQPITDLGICKKGSTVSAKVEFQALSTGVLEVGKFMKLKLQYAIPASSKAASSSSTLGTSSSLFSSSSSKSAGSYKSSEGGTLASSHAPLSASRSHQYDVPVLEQGSLGRPPFVRYLSQNQIKTLQGMKPRQRVSGRSQSYGGEIPSDDAPKNSEFNRHSLSRQLSSNTSGASTFQRARRVSYVDRIVKHPCQVYVIESEHL
- the LOC139974762 gene encoding trafficking protein particle complex subunit 14-like isoform X3; amino-acid sequence: MLEVPDLLLPEGNVGDPAAMMTLHGTGSQELKSASKISRVVPPEVNCHHVSVAGKNYLSVKVANASHSPVILKEAQVLVNKNELQTSNQKIRDSSSETSLKNPEELSEVVSKVSVKIPVTQIQAMPFPLLQHEEVIFLCNIEMQSAQMSIAKFQKIKIPLLFALTFQTEFEDGPASMRAQYHLPKLRLQSPSLVMLTECSSPVKKYQSFTVTYTIQNSLQDFMGISLTWIPSMPSHDASADQSKYSAINEVLVCQQPITDLGICKKGSTVSAKVEFQALSTGVLEVGKFMKLKLQYAIPASSKAASSSSTLGTSSSLFSSSSSKSAGSYKSSEGGTLASSHAPLSASRSHQYDVPVLEQGSLGRPPFVRYLSQNQIKTLQGMKPRQRVSGRSQSYGGEIPSDDAPKNSEFNRHSLSRQLSSNTSGASTFQRARRVSYVDRIVKHPCQVYVIESEHL